The Brachionichthys hirsutus isolate HB-005 chromosome 8, CSIRO-AGI_Bhir_v1, whole genome shotgun sequence genome contains a region encoding:
- the LOC137898150 gene encoding keratin, type I cytoskeletal 18-like, translating into MTSRRFNVQQTPFSHLSLTRSTPQYRSASVYGGAGDHGVRISTSSASILRSGAPMASSSTAFRLNSGMGAGMGSGGSGAAGGGAGIIGNERGAMQNLNDRLANYLETVRNLEQANKELEMKVMEALQKGERNIRDYSKYDPIVDDLRRQIFDKIAENARFVLQIDNARLAADDFKVKFDNETAIRQSVEADISGLKKVIDDTNMSRMNIESEIEAVKEELAFLKKNHEHDVMEIRNQISHSGVQVDVDAPKGQDLSQVMDEMRTNYEKIAVKNADELKRWHENQIVDVQMQVSQNTEALQGAQGEIGDLSRQIQTLEIELASQQSLRASLEDTLQNTELRNNMEMEKYNSIIIRLEEELTKLRANIQQQTHEYEMLLNMKMKLEAEISAYKGLLDGGDFKLQDALDELAASK; encoded by the exons ATGACCTCTAGAAGATTCAACGTGCAGCAGACACCCTTCTCCCACCTCTCCTTGACCCGTTCCACGCCACAGTACCGTTCGGCCAGCGTTTATGGTGGTGCTGGTGACCACGGCGTCCGCATTTCCACCAGCTCGGCGTCCATCCTGCGATCCGGTGCCCCGATGGCATCTTCCTCTACTGCCTTCAGGCTGAACAGCGGGATGGGTGCTGGAATGGGCAGCGGTGGATCCGGGGCGGCTGGTGGAGGTGCTGGGATCATTGGCAACGAGAGGGGAGCAATGCAGAACCTGAATGACCGCCTGGCCAACTACCTGGAGACAGTGAGGAACCTGGAACAGGCCAACAAGGAGCTGGAGATGAAGGTCATGGAGGCTCTCCAGAAGGGGGAGCGCAACATCAGAGACTACAGCAAGTATGATCCCATCGTCGATGACCTGCGCAGACAG ATCTTCGATAAGATTGCGGAGAACGCCCGTTTTGTGCTGCAGATCGACAATGCCCGTCTCGCTGCTGATGACTTCAAAGTAAA GTTCGACAATGAGACGGCAATCCGGCAGTCCGTGGAGGCCGACATTTCTGGCTTGAAAAAAGTCATCGATGACACCAACATGAGCAGGATGAATATCGAGAGTGAGATTGAAGCTGTGAAGGAGGAACTGGCCTTCCTGAAGAAGAACCATGAACAC GACGTGATGGAGATCAGGAATCAGATCTCCCATTCAGGTGTGCAAGTGGATGTCGATGCCCCCAAAGGTCAGGACCTTTCCCAAGTCATGGACGAGATGAGGACCAACTATGAGAAAATTGCCGTGAAGAATGCAGATGAACTCAAAAGATGGCATGAAAATCAG ATTGTGGACGTACAGATGCAGGTATCACAGAACACAGAAGCCCTTCAGGGAGCCCAGGGGGAGATAGGCGACTTATCCAGACAGATACAGACCCTGGAGATTGAACTTGCATCCCAGCAGAGCTTA AGAGCATCTTTAGAGGACACATTGCAGAACACGGAGCTACGAAACAATATGGAAATGGAGAAGTACAATTCCATCATTAtccgtctggaggaggagctgaccaAACTGCGTGCAAACATCCAGCAACAGACCCATGAGTATGAAATGCTGCTCAACATGAAGATGAAACTGGAGGCTGAGATTTCCGCATACAAGGGTCTGCTGGATGGTGGAGACTTCAA GCTCCAGGATGCACTGGATGAGCTGGCAGCTTCaaaataa